AGCTGGGCGCCGCGGGAGAGAAGGGGCTTGACGAGGAGGAGAAGGAGCAGAGCGAGGGCGGGGATGACGTAAAGGACGGGAGCCTGGTTGTAGTTCACGAGGAGGTGGTTTGCCCGGTTCGCCGTCGCCACCATGTAGATGGAGAAGAGGGCGAGGGCGACCCACCAGAGCACATGGGCGTAACCTTCGAGACGCTTCTCGAGCTCACCCGAGACCTTGAACGCCCCCCACGTCGTGCCCGAGAGAAGCGCCAAGACGACGATCGTGAGGCCGCCCAAGATCCCGTACGGGTTGAGGAGGGTGAGGAGCGTCGTCTTGTTCCCCGTGGCGTCGAAGTCGAGGCCGTAGAAGAGGTTGGCAAAGGTCACGCCTAGAAGGAGGATCACGAGAAAGCTTGCCACGGTGAAGGCCCAACGCCAGACGTTATGCCAGCCGGGATCCTTGAGCTTGGACATGAACTCGAGGCCTACGGCGCGGTAGAAGAGGGCGAAGAGGAGGAGGAAGAAGGGAACGTACAGGGCGCTGAACATCACGGCGTACGTGAGGGGGAAGGCGGCAAAGGTCGCGCCGCCGGCCGTAATGAGCCACACTTCGTCGCCGTCCCAGAAAGGACCCACGGCTTCCTGCAGGGCCGCTTCCTCGCGCTCGTTCCGCGCGAGGAAGGGAAAGAGCGTTCCCAGTCCCAGCGTCTTGGAATCCAGGACGAAGTACACGACCCACAGGACCACCCAGAGGACGTACCAGATCACGGGGAGTGCTTGTTCGGACATCGCGCGTTCACCCCTTCCTCACGCTTCCACCGGACGGCCGGAGATGCCCTTGCCGGGAGCCTCTTCGAGGTGCGGACCTTCCTTCGCGAGCTTGGAGAGGAGGTAGATGTCCGCCACGATGAGCACGCCGTAGAAGAACGTAAGCCCGACGAGGGAGAAGACCACGTCGCCGACGCTCACCGGAGAGACGGCCTCGCTCGTCCGCATGAGGCCGTACACCACCCACGGCTGACGGCCGAACTCCGTCACACTCCATCCGAGCCAATGGGAGATGTAGGGAAGGGGAATCGAGTAGAGGAGCACCTTGAGGAGCTTCGGCGAACGCTCGAGCGCTTCCAGCCCACCCCTACGGTACTTCCACCAGGTGTAGACGGCCACGGCGAGGAAGTAGATTCCGAGGCCGACCATGAGGCGGAAGGCCCACGTGACCACGACAACCGGCGGCCGATCCTCCGCGGGGAAGTCCTTGAGACCCTTCACTTCGCCAAAGGGATTGTTCGTGTAGAGGAAGCTACCGAGGTAGGGAATCGGGCAGCACTCGAGGATGTTCTTTTCTTGGGAAGGAACGGGAATGCTGAAGAGGTAGAAGGGAACACCCTTGCCGCCTTCCCAGACGGCCTCAAAGGCGGCCGCCTTAACCGGCTGCGTCCGGGCGGTGTTCACGCCCTGGAAGTGTCCCGTGACGGCCGTAAGAAGCGTGGCGAGGACGGCCATCACGAGCGCCATGCGGAAGGAGCGCTCGAAAAACTCGCGCTTCCGGCCGCTTACGCCCTTCAAGAAGTGGTAGGCGCTCACGCCGAGGACGAAGAACGAACCGACGATGTACGAGGCGAGGATCGTGTGGACGAGCATCCACCAGACGTTGGGGTTAAAGAAGACCTCCCAGAAGTTCTCCAGGTGGATGAGCTTGCGCCCGTCGATTTCGACGATCTTGTACCCCACCGGGTGCTGCATGAAGCCGTTGGCCGTGATGATCCAGAGGGCCGAGAGGTTCGTGCCCAGGGCAACCATCCACGCGGAAAGCTCCCGAAGCTGCGGCCAGCGCTCCCGACCGAAGAACCAAATGCCAAAGAAGGTCGACTCGAGGAAGAAGGCGAGGAGCGCCTCGATCGCCAGCGGGATTCCGAAGATGTCGCCCATGAACTTGGAGTATTCCGACCAGTTCGTGCCGAACTGAAACTCCATCGTGATCCCGGTGACGACGCCGAGGACGAAGTTGATCGCGTAGAGCTTTCCCCAGAAATCGGCCATCTCGCGATACATCTCGTCCTTGGTCCGCCGGTACAACGACTCCATGACCGCGACGAGGATGATGAGGCCGATCGTGAGGGGAACGAAGATGAAGTGGAACGCCGCCGTGAGGCCGAACTGCAGGCGGCTCAGGTCCACCACAAGCTGGTTGGGCATCGTCTAG
The Brockia lithotrophica DNA segment above includes these coding regions:
- a CDS encoding Cytochrome d ubiquinol oxidase subunit I, giving the protein MPNQLVVDLSRLQFGLTAAFHFIFVPLTIGLIILVAVMESLYRRTKDEMYREMADFWGKLYAINFVLGVVTGITMEFQFGTNWSEYSKFMGDIFGIPLAIEALLAFFLESTFFGIWFFGRERWPQLRELSAWMVALGTNLSALWIITANGFMQHPVGYKIVEIDGRKLIHLENFWEVFFNPNVWWMLVHTILASYIVGSFFVLGVSAYHFLKGVSGRKREFFERSFRMALVMAVLATLLTAVTGHFQGVNTARTQPVKAAAFEAVWEGGKGVPFYLFSIPVPSQEKNILECCPIPYLGSFLYTNNPFGEVKGLKDFPAEDRPPVVVVTWAFRLMVGLGIYFLAVAVYTWWKYRRGGLEALERSPKLLKVLLYSIPLPYISHWLGWSVTEFGRQPWVVYGLMRTSEAVSPVSVGDVVFSLVGLTFFYGVLIVADIYLLSKLAKEGPHLEEAPGKGISGRPVEA
- a CDS encoding Cytochrome d ubiquinol oxidase subunit II, with product MSEQALPVIWYVLWVVLWVVYFVLDSKTLGLGTLFPFLARNEREEAALQEAVGPFWDGDEVWLITAGGATFAAFPLTYAVMFSALYVPFFLLLFALFYRAVGLEFMSKLKDPGWHNVWRWAFTVASFLVILLLGVTFANLFYGLDFDATGNKTTLLTLLNPYGILGGLTIVVLALLSGTTWGAFKVSGELEKRLEGYAHVLWWVALALFSIYMVATANRANHLLVNYNQAPVLYVIPALALLLLLLVKPLLSRGAQLGAWLATSGTIALLLVTGFVGLFPNMLYSRTAPEASITAYQAAASPLTQTIMLGAAIVLVPVVIGYQSWAYKKFSERKIDVEEAKGYGA